The proteins below are encoded in one region of bacterium:
- a CDS encoding flippase-like domain-containing protein, producing the protein MAGAVAMTPRRPAALVMWWAERGLLVAGIALFVVLVRQLGAAEVWGNLRLVGWGFLLVLGQEGVSYCLNTLGWRYAFPPPRPPLPFRSLIAARLGGEAINNLTPTATIGGEVVRARMLEGRCDPHTVWASVAVAKLSQTAAQMLFVFIGLIALVRDVALPTGFRDGLYIGMGAITTGLLLGIALQRRGLFGTAARLAARLGVRVPASLHAHLAALDGEIARLYQAPWAFAASVAGFFGGWCMGAVEVYIIMTCLQLAPTWELACTVEVLSVAIDALFFFVPAKAGVQEGGKALIFSLLGLDPAKGLVLGIVRRLRELTWSSVGLVVLARHQARKRATRS; encoded by the coding sequence GTGGCGGGCGCAGTCGCGATGACGCCGCGGCGGCCGGCGGCGCTGGTGATGTGGTGGGCCGAACGCGGCCTGCTCGTCGCCGGCATCGCCCTGTTCGTCGTCCTCGTGCGCCAGCTCGGCGCCGCCGAGGTCTGGGGCAATCTCCGGCTCGTCGGCTGGGGCTTCCTGCTCGTGCTCGGGCAGGAGGGCGTCTCCTACTGTCTCAACACCCTCGGCTGGCGCTACGCCTTCCCGCCGCCGCGGCCGCCGCTCCCCTTCCGCAGCCTGATCGCGGCGCGGCTCGGCGGCGAGGCGATCAACAACCTGACGCCGACCGCGACCATCGGCGGCGAGGTGGTGCGCGCCCGCATGCTGGAAGGGCGCTGCGATCCGCACACCGTCTGGGCGTCGGTCGCCGTCGCCAAGCTCAGCCAGACGGCGGCGCAGATGCTGTTCGTGTTCATCGGGCTGATCGCCCTGGTGCGCGACGTGGCGCTGCCGACCGGCTTCCGCGACGGCCTCTACATCGGCATGGGCGCGATCACCACCGGCCTGCTGCTGGGGATCGCGCTGCAGCGCCGCGGCCTGTTCGGCACCGCCGCGCGCCTGGCGGCGCGTCTCGGCGTGCGGGTGCCGGCGAGCCTGCACGCCCACCTGGCGGCGCTCGACGGAGAGATCGCCCGTCTCTACCAGGCGCCGTGGGCCTTCGCGGCGTCGGTCGCCGGCTTCTTCGGCGGCTGGTGCATGGGCGCCGTCGAGGTCTACATCATCATGACCTGCCTGCAGCTCGCGCCCACCTGGGAGCTCGCCTGCACCGTCGAGGTGCTCTCGGTCGCCATCGACGCCCTCTTCTTCTTCGTCCCCGCCAAGGCCGGCGTGCAGGAAGGCGGCAAGGCGCTGATCTTCAGCCTGCTCGGGCTCGACCCGGCGAAGGGCCTGGTGCTCGGCATCGTGCGCCGGTTGCGCGAGCTGACCTGGTCGTCGGTCGGCCTGGTCGTGCTGGCGCGCCACCAGGCGCGCAAGCGCGCGACGCGCTCGTGA
- a CDS encoding TIGR03564 family F420-dependent LLM class oxidoreductase — translation MRIGIGIGEISNERSGIDGLIAQAERAERDGFASAWFANIFGVDAITAAALCGRATTRLELGTAVVPTYPRHPVAMAQQALTAQAACTGRFALGIGLSHQVVIEMMFGLSYARSYSHMREYLAVLAPLIRQGTVSHAGSEYRVNANLAVPGATPCPILIAALAPKMLALAGSVADGTITWMTGPKTLRDHTIPRLRDAAAAAGRAAPRVVVGLPVAVTDDAAAAREAAGRIFQVYGGLPSYRAMLDREGAEGPADVAMVGDESAVGEQIERLRGIGVTDFLAAPFPAGGDAAASLERTRALLVRCLG, via the coding sequence ATGCGCATCGGCATCGGCATCGGTGAGATCAGCAACGAGCGGTCGGGGATCGACGGGCTGATCGCGCAGGCGGAGCGCGCCGAACGCGACGGTTTCGCCAGCGCCTGGTTCGCCAACATCTTCGGCGTCGATGCGATCACCGCGGCGGCGCTGTGCGGGCGGGCCACGACCCGCCTCGAGCTCGGCACCGCGGTGGTGCCGACCTACCCGCGCCATCCGGTGGCGATGGCGCAGCAGGCGCTGACCGCGCAGGCCGCCTGCACCGGCCGCTTCGCCCTCGGCATCGGCCTCTCGCATCAGGTCGTCATCGAGATGATGTTCGGCCTGTCCTACGCCAGGTCGTACTCGCACATGCGCGAGTACCTGGCGGTGCTGGCGCCGCTGATCCGCCAGGGGACGGTCAGCCACGCCGGCAGCGAATACCGGGTGAACGCGAACCTCGCCGTGCCGGGGGCCACGCCCTGTCCGATCCTGATCGCCGCGCTGGCGCCGAAGATGCTGGCCCTGGCGGGCAGCGTCGCCGACGGCACCATCACCTGGATGACCGGGCCGAAGACGCTGCGCGATCACACCATCCCGCGCCTGCGCGACGCCGCCGCCGCGGCCGGGCGGGCGGCGCCGCGGGTGGTCGTCGGCCTGCCGGTGGCGGTGACCGACGATGCCGCGGCGGCGCGCGAGGCCGCGGGGCGCATCTTCCAGGTGTACGGCGGCCTGCCCTCGTACCGGGCGATGCTCGATCGCGAGGGCGCCGAGGGGCCGGCGGACGTCGCCATGGTCGGCGACGAATCGGCGGTCGGCGAGCAGATCGAACGCCTGCGCGGCATCGGCGTCACCGACTTCCTCGCCGCGCCGTTCCCGGCCGGCGGCGACGCGGCGGCTTCGCTCGAGCGCACGCGGGCGCTGCTGGTCCGCTGTCTCGGCTGA
- the hpnK gene encoding hopanoid biosynthesis-associated protein HpnK encodes MSPRRRLIVAADDFGMSPGVNAGILRAHREGILTETGLMVRGAAADEALALARATPTLGVGLHLTLLQGHCAAPPEALPLLVDASGRFSDRPVWTGMRYFFVPGIRAQLRREIAAQLDAFVAGGLPLSHVDGHLTIHMHPCALAILLEIAPRYQVRALRLPRDPLLAALRWDRRHAARKVFEGLAFGGLARWGAPRIAAAGLRTPDHMFGMHQTGAVSEAYLLHLIATLPPGTSEVYCHPAIVDAEARRWRPADYRSDDELAALCSPRVRAAIDAAGIELIGYRDL; translated from the coding sequence GTGAGCCCGCGCCGCCGCCTCATCGTCGCCGCCGACGACTTCGGCATGTCGCCGGGCGTCAACGCCGGCATCCTGCGCGCCCACCGCGAGGGCATCCTCACCGAGACCGGCCTGATGGTGCGCGGCGCCGCCGCGGACGAGGCGCTGGCGCTGGCGCGCGCCACGCCGACGCTCGGCGTCGGCCTCCACCTCACCCTCCTGCAGGGCCACTGCGCGGCGCCGCCGGAGGCACTGCCGCTGCTGGTCGACGCCAGCGGGCGCTTCAGCGACCGCCCGGTGTGGACCGGGATGCGCTATTTCTTCGTCCCCGGCATCCGCGCCCAACTGCGGCGCGAGATCGCCGCCCAGCTCGACGCCTTCGTCGCCGGCGGCCTGCCGCTGTCGCACGTCGACGGCCACCTCACGATCCACATGCACCCGTGCGCCCTGGCGATCCTGCTCGAGATCGCGCCGCGCTACCAGGTGCGCGCCCTGCGCCTGCCGCGCGACCCGCTCCTCGCCGCGCTGCGCTGGGACCGCCGACACGCGGCGCGCAAGGTGTTCGAGGGGCTCGCCTTCGGCGGCCTGGCGCGCTGGGGGGCGCCGCGCATCGCCGCCGCAGGCCTGCGCACGCCGGACCACATGTTCGGCATGCACCAGACCGGCGCGGTGAGCGAGGCGTACCTGCTGCACCTCATCGCCACGCTGCCGCCGGGCACCAGCGAGGTGTACTGCCACCCGGCGATCGTCGACGCGGAAGCGCGCCGGTGGCGCCCGGCCGACTACCGCAGCGACGACGAGCTGGCGGCGCTGTGCAGCCCGCGCGTGCGCGCCGCCATCGATGCCGCCGGCATCGAGCTCATCGGCTATCGCGACCTGTAG
- a CDS encoding HNH endonuclease, which yields MTDDGFLVDVDDATIRRERAKARELRATPWWKRRCAPGVCHYCGAQVGARALTMDHLVPIIRGGRSTKGNVVPACKPCNTAKRHQLGFEFQP from the coding sequence GTGACCGACGACGGGTTCCTGGTCGACGTCGACGACGCGACGATCCGGCGCGAGCGCGCGAAGGCGCGCGAGCTGCGGGCGACGCCGTGGTGGAAGCGGCGCTGCGCGCCGGGGGTGTGCCACTACTGCGGCGCCCAGGTCGGCGCCAGGGCGCTGACCATGGACCACCTGGTGCCGATCATCCGCGGCGGCCGCTCGACCAAGGGCAACGTCGTTCCCGCCTGCAAGCCGTGCAACACCGCCAAGCGGCACCAGCTCGGCTTCGAATTCCAGCCCTGA
- a CDS encoding flavin reductase translates to MTAPATPLQRALAALTTGIYVLTTRDGAARHGMSSSWVTQVSGTPPLLLAAVDLGHASHPMIERSGRFALNVIGAGSRHLEDYFYSPASRHPDNLEALACEESPAGLPYLREAVASLECRVADAHRAGDHTLFVAEITDVVLRDADRPLTSLDLEYVYVGTVIRR, encoded by the coding sequence GTGACGGCGCCGGCGACCCCGCTGCAGCGCGCGCTGGCCGCGCTGACCACCGGCATCTACGTGCTGACCACGCGCGACGGCGCGGCACGGCACGGCATGTCGTCGTCGTGGGTGACGCAGGTGTCGGGCACGCCGCCGTTGCTGCTGGCCGCGGTCGACCTCGGCCACGCCTCGCACCCGATGATCGAGCGCAGCGGCCGCTTCGCGCTCAACGTGATCGGCGCCGGCAGCCGACACCTCGAGGACTACTTCTACTCGCCGGCCTCCCGCCATCCGGACAACCTGGAGGCGCTGGCCTGCGAGGAATCGCCGGCCGGTCTCCCGTATCTGCGCGAGGCGGTCGCCAGCCTCGAATGCCGCGTCGCCGACGCCCACCGCGCCGGCGACCATACCCTGTTCGTCGCCGAGATCACCGACGTGGTCCTGCGCGATGCCGATCGCCCGCTGACCTCGCTCGACCTGGAGTACGTCTACGTCGGCACCGTGATCCGCCGCTGA